GGTGGCACAGGTAGTTGGGTGGGGGCCGCTTGCTGGGCTTGCGGGTCTCAGAGGTGAGGGTCAGGTCTGAGAAGTGCTCAGTGAGGGAGCTGAGGCCATCGGCGATGTTGTTGAGGGAGCCGTAGGGCGAGGCGCTCTTGTACACGCTGCTGCTCAGTgcctgggaggagggacagagatgtGAGGGCTCCCCGGGCCTGGGCACGATTGTTTGCAGCTATGGCCTCACGGGCACATGTCCATGGGCACATGCACGCACACTTGTGAATGCACACTCTCTAGCTGCCCGGGAGCTCTGGCCCCCTAGAGCCCCAGTTCATATCCCAACTCCTGCTGTGCATCCACAGGCAAGCCAGTGAGCTGCTCTAGGCCCCCGGGGCCCTGTCTGGAAAACAGAAGTAATGAGAGCCACCTCCTAGGGTTTCTAGGAGGCTCAAGTGAGGTCACTGCATCTCCCATCTGGCACTGAGGAACCACTCAGTaagaagtgaggaggaggaggacggtTCTCATTAGTTCTTTACACATTCCCAGGAGGTAAGCAGGCATAGCAGAAAGCAAACTATTGGATCTGGGGCTTTGCCATTTACTAGTGTTTTAAACAAGTCACTTATTGCTCagctgactcagtttccccatcttacAAGAAAGAGGGGCATCAGCGTACAGGATTGTTTCCATTGTACAGAAGAGAAGACTGAGGTTCCACACTCTGCCTGGTCTCCTGTGGCATGAGGCCTGTGCAGACTGTGTCCGGGGAGCCCCGAGGCTGGCCCAGGCCTGCCCTCTGTGAGCCCAGGAGGAAGTGGCCCACCTCTCCCACCTCCAGCTGACAGGAACCAGATGTCTTGGCTGGCTTCAAAGCAGACGCGGCCCAGGCCCCCTCCTGGTGTATACAGCCTCTATTTATAGGAGTCACGGGCTCTGGGCAGCCAGGCACACTGGAATTTAGCAAAGGTGGGGCCTGTGGTGAGGTTGGCAGGGAACAGCCATGGTCCCCTTTTCCTGGGGCAAGGCCAAGGCTGTAAAGAGGCAGCTCCTCCAGAAGGGTCAACGACAAACCTGGGCATGGGGCCTGGGCATCCTCTGGTTCCCGCTTAAGGTGCTTAAGGATTCTAGGAGGGAACCACAGACCTTGGGGAGCCTTGGGTCTAATGGGAAGACAGCCTTGTTCCTGGAAGTCTCCAGGCCGCTAGAGGAAGACGGCCCCTGAGAAGAGGTAGCCTCAGTCTCCCTTACGAAGACAGGGCAGATGGAGGCTCAGAGTGGGCACCGTCCCTCCTTCCTTgtgggcaggaagggaagggggcgGAGAGCAGGCCCCTGGAGATCAGGCACCCCTCCCCAAACCAGGACAGATGCCACCCCTCACACATGTATACCTCAGCCTCCCCACTTATTCCATCTCTGGGAGCCTGGCATTCCCTCCTAGAGGATACAATCCTCACCATCTGCGGACCACCACTCTTCTTGGCTCCCTGGACACCCTGCTCTGTGGCCTGGGGCCAGTCCTTTCCCTCTTTGGGCCGTGGTTCCTGCTCCTATAGGTTTAGACTGGAGCCTAGGAAAAAAGATGCAGTGACCACGTCTAAAAAGCATCCAGGCTGAACACCCAGTCAGCCAGCCTATGATGTCTGGGCATGGGACTCAAAGGCTCCTGAGGACCATCTCTGCTCTACCACTGCCCAGGGCTATCATGAAACCCAGGACCAGTGCAAAATACCACACCTTGCCTTCACTGTGAGGGTGATTATCCAGCTCTCAGATGAGCCGAGAGAATGGTCCATCCTGAGAGGCAGAGGGTCTCCCATACCCGTAGGTGTGCGAGATGGTTCTGGAAAACCAACGGTTCTGGACAAGAGGTGTGGAGAGGGGTCCAGTGTCCACAGGATTTGATCCCAGCCCCATCTACTGAGCAATTACAGTGTCCCAGGGGCTGGAAGCTATACACTTATTAAGACAGCCGACGCTCACCACAACCTgtggtcccattttacagatgaggcagtGTGTCCAACTTTGTACTGAGCACCTTGAGAAACTGAACCAATACAGTTTTCTTGGCCCTACCTCAGACCTACCTACCTACCAAAGTAGTCACCTGGCACCGAGAGCCTGGAGCCTACAGCTTTAATGTGGTAAGAAATTCATTACAGAGAATGGACCATTTTAGTTCTGGTTTTTAGCGTACGGTTCCGTGGCACTAAGTACATGCCCATGACTTTGCGaccaccaaccaccaccacccactTCCAGTACTTTTACATCGCTCTAAACCGAAACTGTCTCCCCCTGACGCACTAACTCTCCGCTCCCACTTCCCCCAGCCCAGATCTGCACGTTCAAGCTCCCCAGGGCAGTCTGTCCAGAGGGCCCAGCTCTACCTGGCCTTTCCAAACACCCAGGTCTCTCCTTAGCTTGAGTGGAAGCTTCTCCTCACCCAAACAGGCCTGAGGGAGGGCAGCACCACCACAGCCTCCTGGAGAAAAGTTCATCCAGAAAAGAAACTCCCAACTCCAAATGGTGTGACTCACCCTCATGGCCGGGAAATGCAATTTCACCAATAACAgccctcttcattttttccccccgttctctcttttcttttttcttcttcttcttttttttttttttttttttttttttNNNNNNNNNNNNNNNNNNNNNNNNNNNNNNNNNNNNNNNNNNNNNNNNNNNNNNNNNNNNNNNNNNNNNNNNNNNNNNNNNNNNNNNNNNNNNNNNNNNNttttttttttttttttttttttttttttttttttttttttttctggataagaTTTAAGCAAGTTCACAGGAATCGGGACTGTTTTGGCAGCAAACTGTCAAGAGGAAGGGGAAGTCTGGTGGGTGCCAAAAAGTGCATTAATTACACCCTGAACAGCCTCTCCCCTGCCTTGTGGCCACACTGCCCTGCCCACGGGTGACCCCTCGGGCATCCCTGGGCAGCCAGAGCCCTCCGAGCAGGCTGTCCTCTCCCCGGCAGCTGGACACCCGCACCCCCCACCTCACGAGGGTCCTACGAGCAGCTCCGGGAAGAGAAGCGAGGTCAGAGCTCTCCTATTCACCgcttctgcccccctccctcggGTGCTCTGGCCTGTCCCTCCTGGTGGCTCcagctcccttcccccagcctcaaTTTAAGACGACACCACCTTCAAGTGGAAAGGAAGGAGCAGAATAGCTGACCCAACTGCTTGCACAttccagatggagaaactgaggcccagaggggcccAGGGCACAGACCAGGGCACACAGCCAGGCCCGAGGGCCATGAGTCCTGCTTGCCAGCTGGCTAAGAGAGCGGGTGGGGCAGCAAACTGTTTCCTCTCGCAAGCCCCAAGGAGCTCCGGCCATGGAGGTGAAAGGCAAGCTGCTCTTAGACCTTTCCCCGGCCGGCCTGCGGGGATGGGTCAGCACAGAGGCCAGGACACACCGTGTTCCGGCCCCTCTGGCTGCGGAGGCAGGCCTGGCCTCGGGCTTCCCGTTTGTAAACTGAACCCGGAACAGGGAAGGAAGGCAACATGGATGACCTTCGCAGTCCCGCTTTCTTAGGGTCCAGACACCAGCTACTAAAAGACTACCCCAGAGCCCAACATGCGGAGGGCACTCGGTCACTCTGGGCACCTCCTTTCCGAGTCCTGCTGCCTATAGCTGGAAGGTGAGGCCCAGCAGGAGTGGCCCTTCATCAGGGAGCCCCGAACTCCCTAACGGCCGTGCTTCTCCTCCTGGTGTCCCATGGGGCACCTGCTCTTCCCCCTCTAGTTCTACACTGGCTGTCCCCCCAGGGTGCCCTGTGTCCATCCAACCTCCTCCAGGACGTGGCTCTCGACTGGTCATACCTCTGGTGGTGTGGCCTTGAACCCATCCCTTCCTCTTACTCAGACCTCAGatgcccctgcctcctccaggggcCTCCTGGACCTCATAGCCTTGTCTGTCAGGGCTAGGCTGGGTGGGGATCACCCTGTGACTCTGCTGCCCTTGACTGAAGGAGCTCTGAAGCCTCTTCATTTCCCCACAGGGCTGGACATATCAAAAGGCAAAAATTCTGCAACATTCCGTCACCCCCAGAGCCCAGACTGTTTCTGCCATCCCTCATACCTGCCACTGTCCCGGGTACAAATCATCAAAGGCAGAGAAGGGTCTGAGAACCCTACCCAACAGATGAGGCAGTGAATGCCCTAACACCTCAAAGATTCAGGCTGGGGGGGTCTCTGAGTTGCCACAGACGAAGTGGAAGGCACTCTCACCCCAGATTAAGCCGCTCTGGACACTGGTTGAGGGCAGCCCCACTACTGTGGTGGATGGAAGCCACTGGGCCCAAATCACCAGACTAAAGGAAGAGaccacctctccctcctccccactcccagcagcTGGCAGGAAGTGTGGGATCCTCATACCATATCTGGGGGACGGAGCATTGGACTCCCGCCCATTCCTGGAATGTCTCGGAGGCTCTGGCTTGGCTGTTGGGGAAAGTTAGAGGGGAAGATGCTGAAATCTATTCTCATCCTGCTTGTGTCTTAGACGTCActggatcctttctctttcctggtCTTTTAATACTTGCAAGAACACTATTTGGATGGGCATTAttgcctccattttacagagctggaaactggggctcagaaaggctgagtaacttgcccaaggtaaaACAGCCAGCATGTGGCTAAGCAGAGACTGACACCCAGATCAGCCGGCCTGTTACATTTCATCTCCCACATGGCCTCCAGGCTTGGCTTCTCCTACAGTAAGGGGAGCCAAAGGAGAACACAGGGGTGGACCACTCTCCCTTGGGCCTTTGACTTCATATCACCAAGCCCCTCGGCCCTGGCAAGATGAGGCACCACCTTCTCTGTGCTGCATGAGGGGTCTGGGTCCTCGGGCTGGGGGTTCTGTAGAGGGACTTGGAGTGTGCAGGCCAAGACTTCCAGGGCTGACTCAAACTGCCACACACTGTTGGCCCTCCCAGGATCAGAAGAGGgtccagagggagggaggcagacagaggttAGGGCAAGTGCAGAGAAGCCTGCTCTAGGGAGAGGAAACCagtgcagagaagagaggagagacagcTGGCAGAGGTGGAAACACCCACAGAGAAGGACACGGCAGTGCACAAGGCCACAAGAAGGGGAGCGTTTGAGGAAATTGACCGGAGCAAAGGCTGAGTCTTGTCCGAAACCCGAGGCCAGAGAAGGCTCTGAAGGGCgcatgtggggggtgggggggactctCCAATCCTAGTTCCCAGCTCTTCTTTCATCAGCTGGACAACTGCTTTCTCATCCCAAAATGTCACCCCGCACCCCCTTCCAGACACAcggacacatgcacacacacgtgcacacacatacgcACCCACATCCTTCTCTTTAACACAAGAAaccattcatttcacaaatggcTCCACCCATTCTCCAAGGGGATCTGCACTTCTTCTACCCCTAGGGTCTGTCTGGGGCTCCAGTCCCCAGAgtcacacccctcccccatccccaggaaCAGGTGGATGTGTACTGCCCTTGGGAAGAGGAGACCACCCATTGGCTGATGGGAAAGTGAACTCACACCTTGACTAAAGATTTCTCAGGTGTGGTCAGAGAGGAGCTTGGTTCCTGCAGGCCAGGAAGCTGACCTGTGGGCCAGGAAGGTAGCAGGGCTAGCCATCACTAGAGGCAGCAACCCCTCGCCCAAAATGCCCAAGGGCTCCACAGCCTTCTAGAGGCCCATTCAAACACAGTTCCCCATACACAGCCGGAGCTCAATGAGAGATTCTAACTTAAATAAGCAGTCTGTGTGCCTTTTGGAGGtagggggggatggggagagagaaatgaggagaAGACCCAGAGAGGGAGGAGTACAGTGGTGGCAGGACACACAGAGAAGTCCCAGGGCGAGCCTCCCTCCAGACTCCATCCCTCCAGGTCCTGCCCAGCTCACAGCTCACCCGACAGGTGCCCACATTTTCCAGCCGTATGCCCTCCACCCAGCTAGAGCATAAGCACTGGGGACCAGCTGCCTCTCGCTCTAGAACGTAGTCATGGAATGAAAGCAGAAAGCACGAATTTGATAACCTAAGGGCTGAAAAAGACCCCAATATTCAGCCAGTCCAAGGGTACCACTGAGGTCTGCTGCCCCTATGGCAGGTGGCCTCGGTTTGGATCTGTTGTCGACACGGCGGGGTGCCAGGAGCAAGTTGAAATAATGGGGAAGGTGTGTGTCGGTGTGTGCATGGATGCCTCTGCTCTGTGCATGAGCGCTGAGAAGAACTCTGGTGATATTCAGCTTCTCGAAGAGGTCCAGAGTCGAGAACCAAGAGCATACCTAAGTTGCTGCTGGAACACCTGGAGGGACAGGGCTTTTCCATCTCCCAAGTCAGCTTTTTTCCAATCAAGCAATCCATAAACATTTTGCCAGTGAGATAAAACAGGAGATAAgaagctgaggagggagcccctgggtggctcagtcagttaactggctgccttcagctcaggtcacgatcccggggtcctgggatggagccccacttcgggctccctgctcagtggggagcctgtttctccctctccctctgctgctctccctgcttatgctcgctctctatctctctgtcaaataaataaataaaatctttttttaaaaagagagagcgaggggCTGAGGAGatcattcatgttgtcacaagtcACCCGTCTACCTAACCACTTAGTACCTGAACACTGGTCAGTCCCAGGCACTGACCAACAACAGCAGGTGGAAAAAGACAGGATTCCCACTCTCTGCATGCTGACAATGTAGACAGACCCACATACAGCGGATGCTCGTCCACAGAAGCAAATGCTACGACATGCCTCACCGGAAGCACGTCCCGCTCTTCTGCCACAGCCTGCGGACACTGGAAGGAGGTGAGCTTCCCCGTGGCAGCTGGGGAAGGCCTCTCAGAGAAGGGGCGGCCTCTCATGCCAGATAGAAGTTGGAATCTGTCAGTTCTTGAGGGCAGGCAAGAGCATTTGAGGTGCAAGCAGCAATCAGTTCAAAGCTTAGTGCCTTCTCGAAGCTTTACAGTATAGAGGACAGAATAAAAGATGATGctccatgggcgcctgggtggctcagtgggttaagccgctgccttcggctcaggtcatgatctcagggtcctgggatcgagtcccgcatcgggctctctgctcagcagggagcctgcttcctccctctctctgcctgcttctctgcctacttgtgatctctctctgtcaaataaataaataaaatctttaaaaaaaaaaaaaaaaaaagatgatgctcCAGCACACCCACAGCCACACGGCCCAGACCAAGCCTCCTGAGACCTCGGCTGGAGCCCGAGTCCTGCCACTGATGCCCTGACTGTATCATCCTCTTCTTGAAAAGCCTTAGTTTCCCCACCTGGACAATGGGGACACTGCACAATGACTGTGCCATGAGAGAAAAGTGCCAGCAAGTGCTCATGCCCATCCTCTGACTCCCCCAAGCCAGGCCATCCTCGGACTTCCATCCCAGGGAGCCCCACGCCCTGTctctggggaggggctggagccaTGGGTACGACTGAGGTAGGGACACAGCGCGACGGCCGGGACCCGTGATGAATGGACCAGTGCCTACCACTCCTCAAAAGGTCTGAGATTGGGGGGCAACACATCAGAGGCCCCAGAGCTTGAAAGAACGTTCCTGGGGATTGCCTGCCTTGCACTGGGGCCCCGAGAACAATCCAGGCGACAGCCAGCACAGTGAGCCACAGAGCCAATTCTAGCTGGAATATGGAGGCATTCTGCATGTAGCCCGGCCACCGACTTGCTGAGGGTGCCTTGCCAGGCCTGCTTTCTCTTctagaaagagataaagaaagagatgCCAAGAAGAAAGCACTGCCCAAGAGTAAGGGACCATGACTCGGGGCTGCCTTCTCTGCAAGGAGCCCCTTTAGGTGCTGACAGAGCCTGGCTCACTGCCACAACTCATTACAGATTACTAACTCTGcctgctttcttccctcccacctgACTCAGAAGGTCCACAAGGTGTGGCCTCCCCTCTGAGTCCAGGCCTGCCCAGTCAACTTACTTTGACGGAGGGAGGATAGGGCCACCTCAGCCTACAGGCCCTCGAGTGATGGCCCTCCTTGTCTGAGTCAGAGCTCAGCTTCCCAGGGCTGGCCAAAGGGGCCAGGCAGACTCCCAGGCTCTGCTGGTCTGGAAGGCCCATCCCTCCTGGGACCTGGCGCTGCCCCCttcccaccaacacacacagacCACGAAAGTTGCTAGGAATGAACTCCAGCCCCGAAAGCTCACTCTCAGCCCCACTGAGGCAAACCTCCATCCTCACACAGGCTGGGGCTTCGTCTGCACCTGCGCCCTGGTCAGGTAGCCTGGGCTCACCTGCACCTGTGGGCAGCACAGGTGACACACAAAACCTTCACAGGACTGTCAACACCCAGGGGCCCTTGAAAGCAGGACACCTAAGTGGCGCCTCGAAGGGTCTAATAGCCCTCTCTGCAGAAGGGCTTAAACCCTGTGCATAAAGCCTCGGGATATCCCTGCTGCCTTCAGTGGACAGGCTAGCGCTGCAAAGACAAGGAGGTCTGCAGTGCTGGGGTTGAGAGCGCCAGGatcagggtggggctggggagagggcttGAGTCAACAGCTCCTGGAAGAATGTCCTAAGGGTTAGAAGAGATGTGCCTTAACGGAGCCGTCCCTGGGCCTGGAGATGTTCAGAAGAACACTGTCAAACATTTTATGCCAAAAACATTCTCTGGTCAAATACTGATGGAAATGTGGGGCTGACGAGAGGGAAATACGTTTCTATGCTGcgggacttctcagagccttcacAGTGCTGggggttgcgggggtgggggcattGTGTGTCTCCAAGGGAAGGACAATCTTTTGCTTTCCAGACAGATTTGACCCCAAagcccttcccccagcctccaCAAACCATGGTTTCACTGTAAAGCCACGTCTGTCTATccctggaggaagagggaaagataacAGCCGCCCTCAGACTCTGACCTGGAGTGGGACAGCCATAGCTCCTCTTGAGGGAGTATAGGCACAACGCAGGAGGGCTTCTGGACATCCCTCTGAGGGGCCCAAGAGCTAATTCTCATTCTCACAATGAGGGGTATGTCTCCTTTTCTGGAGGTAGAGTCCCACAGCTCCTACACTGCTCTGAACTTAAATTCCAATCTAATCTTGGCAGGGAAGACCCCCACACCACCCAAGCCCCCACTCCCTCTAAGAGCAGCCTTCCTTGGTACCTAAGAGGAGAGCAAAGGGGCTCAGCCAAGAGCCCCCGGAGTCTCTCTTCAAAGACATGTAGTTGTTGCCACAGATCGGGGGCTGAAACTGAAGCTCCCAGGGCCCATATTCTAGACCGAGGCCTTTAAAAAACTGCACAAAATGTCTGTGCCTGCTTTGGTCTGGCACCTTTACCACCAGCTGAGAAGCTGAAGAGCCCCCATGGGCGTCCAAGACACCTCCAGGTGTCGCTCCTGCCCTCGTACACAGACTCTGCCATCTTTCTGCTCCTGGGGCCAGTGTTCCACTCAGAACCCTTGGCTTATCTTCAGCTTCCAGAGCTGAGGTTCCAGGGGCACAATGGGCTTCTGTGCCCCCATGTCCTCAACCCCCCCGCCCAAATCCCAGCTGCATTCATGGTGTTTTGCTATTGTGGTGGGAGCAGCCTAGGGGTGGTGCGGGAGGGGGTGGGCTCTTGGCACCGGGACCCGCGCAGACAGGCCGTGGTCAGCGGTCAGCATGCAAGTCACATCCGCAGGCACTGCCACCAGGCCTGCCAGGCCTTGTAGAGAATGGCGATGCTCCTGAGTCCCTGGGTCCCTTCACAGAGTCCCCTCCGGCCCACACATGATTTGCTTCTCCAACCAGCCCCTTGGTGGCATTCAGGTGGGGGGTATTTTTTCATGCCTTCTCAGCCAGTTGCTATTTCGGAGCCATATTAGGTCACTGGCTAAGCCCTGGACGCAGGAAAGCCCAGGAGCACAGCTGGGGCTCCAAGAGGCTTTAGGAGGCGAAGTGGGTGAGGGGTGAGAGCGAGTGAGTCGAGAGCCCAGAAAGCCATCCGGAAGTCAGCCAGCACAGCCCTCCAGTCCCTCCAAGGAAGCCACTGGTCTGTCAGCATAGGAGAAGCCCCTCTTACCTCCCCCAGCTCAGCCTGTCTGCTTGCGTACGTATCTCTCAAATCCCATCCTAAGGGGCAGCAGAGACTAAATTCAACGAATGTGTAAACTGAGGCCAAGGCAGAGACAAGGCATTCCCCCAAAGTCAGGTCATAAGAGACTTCCTTCTACCATTGCTCTGCATAACCTTTATCAGCTTCTTTTACACTGGCCCTCCTCACAAGGGAAGCTGGGGTCAGCAGCAGCAAAGTGACCAGAGACAGGTTTCACTGAGATCCAACTGAGATCTCATGGAAATGTTAGACATTTCCAACAGAAGTCACCACTTCCTACTCTTACAGAAGACTTTGGATGGCTCCAAACTTCCAAGCCTCTCAGCAGAGACCCCCATTCAGGGAAGAAGGCAACCATTGGGTAGGAACTGGAGGAGGCTAGTAGAGGATGTTTAGGGACACCCCGCCCCACTCGACCCGTGAGGGGTGAGAGAGTTCATGGTCACATGCGTCATGGTCACTGTCCTCCTTGGGATTCCCACAGCACCTGCACGAAACTACTTACCACTCACGTTGTAACTAACAATCTTGTCTGTCTTTCATCTGGGGCCCTCACTGATCTGTCCCTGCTTCCCCAAGGGCACACACagaactcaacaaatgtttggtAAGGTAACAACTAAAAAGACCCAGGTAGTGAGGAAACACCCAGAACCTGTACTCCAGTCGCCCGTCATTGGAGCCAGTTCCCTGAAGAGGTGGCAAGTCTCTTATAAGAGAGAGGATTCCCAGCCAAGAATAACTCCTCCCGTGGAGAGAgtgctttacagtttacaaagagCTTTGGTAGACAAATGCTTTCACTTGGCCCCAAAGGGTGGCTCTTTAGACCCATCTCCCTGCGCTATGCCCAACAGACCCAACACAGGTCAACCAGTCCTTCTCTCAGCTCACGCGGTACTGACCCACTTCTACGCCTCAGGTCAGCATTTTATGTCCACATCCTCCTCTGGCAGAGTTGAACACATTATGGGAccagaaagggaaaccctctgcctttcccctctcATCCTAGCACACTCGCACTTTCACAGGCCCTTGTCCCTGACTCATTCAGGACTCTGAGTCTCCTAAACCAAATGCCATGCTCAGGCCCAGAAGGAAAACGGACCTTCAAGCGTGtcctctcctccaccccttccccctgcACACTTGCAGGGGGAGCTGCCAGAAAACAGATGAGTGAAGGCCACAGAAGGGTATCTGCAATTCCCAAAAGAGACCAGAGTCgatgggaggggaggaggaggaggagtccagctgaaaggagagaggagaggtatCTAGGAAAGCTCTGGAGAAGACCTCTGAAAAGGGGCTGAGAGGTCCTGGCAATCTCTGTATTTATCTGGCGGGGAAGACACGCTGCCCCTTCCACTTTGTAACCGAATCCACCCAACAGGCAGACTTTGCAAAGCAGCCAGCCCAGGTTTCAGGAGAAGGCACTGGGCAGCTGAAACCTCTCCCCCAGGCTAGCCCCCCTCCCAAGAGCTCAAGAGgatttccctttcatttccttccagtCTGGGAGGGCGGGGGACAGCACAGTCTGTGGGGTCAAGCCCTCAAAAACCACTTCCTatgtggctgggggagggcaaGCAGCTGGAGGATGTATCTGGGGGTCCCTGTGTAAGAACAGCAGGAAAAGCCCTGCTCTCCAGGGTGCCCTTTGGGTCAGCCACCACCGAGGGCGGAGGAGAAAAGATTTTAGGCCCCTGCAGAGAAGCTCAGAGCAGAATCTGCACTCCCGGTCCCAGCGAGCGGTGGCCAAGAGGGGGATGGGGCTGGGCGTGGGAAGGACACTTGGAAGGGGCTCTCCGCCCTGGCCGCGCCCGGGCTGTCTGGAGAGAATCCGGAGCCCCCCGCCCAGCCCGGGCTCCCCCCAGTTCCCTTCAACAGGGCGCTCCGAgctgggagagggagcaagagggcCCCGCCCGCGCCTGAGCTGCTGGGAGCCGGGCTCAGCCGGGAGGTGACGCGCTCCCGACGCCCCGGGGACATCGGGTGGCGAGTTTGGCAGAGCTGAACGAAGCCAAGCCAAGCAGGGCCGGGCAATACCGAGCCGGGCCGGGCCAGGCCAGGAAGAGTCAGGCGGATAGGAAAAGGCCCGGCGCTGTCTACGGAgggcgggggcgcgcgggggcACCCACCTCTCCGCGCTGCAGCTGGAAGAAGCTGTTGAGATAGCTGGAGTGCAGGGGCGAGCCCAGCTGCTCCGGGCGGCCCTTTCCGAAGGCCAGTTCTGGGGGCGCGGCGCCTGCGGGCGGTTCGGGCCGAAAGGCATCGAAGGCGCTCGCCTGGTGCGTGTCCTGCAGCGACAGGTAGACCCAGTTGAGTAGCTGGGCGGGCTGGTACACCGAAGCGGCGCTCGTGTCGATGGCCGACAGCAGGCTCATTTTGCGGCGGCGGTGCCGGCCCCTCCCCGGCCGCCCGCttgcgcccccctcccccgcagcgGAGGGGCGGGCACCGGGGAGCCTGCGCCCACTGCCCACCGCCCGAGCCCCGACGGCGATCGCCCAGTGCCGTGAGCACTGCGCTCTgcccgcagccgccgccgccgccgccgcctccccccGACTGCAGCCGCAGCGCGCGCGGGCGGAGGAAGGAGGCAGCGAAAGTTGGGCAGGAAACTTTTGGGCCCGCCCCCTccgcgccgcccgccccgccccgccccgcgatCCGCTATCTGCCTCAGTGCTGACCCCTTCGGCAGCCGCTCCCGAGGCGGGCTCCAAATGGACCACGCCCCTTATACACTGTCCTCGCCTGCCATTGGTCGTCTCATTGAATATGGAGTAGTGGGGCGGGGAGAGCGAGGAATTAGGGCTCATCTGTGCTTGCCGCAGTCTGCTGGCCCGCCCATGGGCGGGCCCCTTCCAGGCCCTACCCCACCCCTAGCCCGCCCACCCGCCCTACACCGGGAGCCTGCGGGAGCTCAGGACAGCCCCCGCCTAATCAatctgctctttctctgcttggagCTCTTCTGTCTCTCGTTCTTTCTAAATCCACtgcaattatttcattttcactcGTTTCTCTTGCcggatttttcttcctttttcattctctctcGGCTGTCTTTCAGATTAACATCTCCTGGGTCCCTGTCTCTGTCCGGCTCGTCGTCGTCTTCTTCTGTGGTTCTCTCTTAAGTGCGTGCGTGcggttgtgtgtgtatgtgtgtgtgtgtgtgtgttttctatttcCGTCCAGTCTGATgtgtttctctgcctctcctcctcccctcccagacacacgcgtgcacactcacacgcctccctccctccctcctctcgcTATCACCGTAggaccctccccctcccacttaaTTCCTTCCATCTGCGGAATCGCTTTGCGGGCCTGCTCCGCCGAGGGGGGCCCGGGTTCCTGCCCCAGGAAGAACTCCCCGCCTCCTTCCCTcgcctcaccccctccccctctcccttctcctattTCTGCTCTTAGCCGGCCTTTTCCTCCGCGCAGACCCCCGGCCCCAGCCCAACCC
Above is a genomic segment from Mustela nigripes isolate SB6536 chromosome 4, MUSNIG.SB6536, whole genome shotgun sequence containing:
- the ZCCHC24 gene encoding zinc finger CCHC domain-containing protein 24, encoding MSLLSAIDTSAASVYQPAQLLNWVYLSLQDTHQASAFDAFRPEPPAGAAPPELAFGKGRPEQLGSPLHSSYLNSFFQLQRGEALSSSVYKSASPYGSLNNIADGLSSLTEHFSDLTLTSETRKPSKRPPPNYLCHLCFNKGHYIKDCPQARPKGEGLTPYQGKKRCFGEYKCPKCKRKWMSGNSWANMGQECIKCHINVYPHKQRPLEKPDGLDVSDQSKEHPQHLCEKCKVLGYYCRRVQ